The genomic window TCTATCGATACCACTCAAGGTGATTAATGCTATGTCATAAGCTATTGCTGCTTCTTCCGGTGTATTAAATGTGCCTAACCAGTGTCGCATCCTAGTATAAGGGTTTCTAATCTCCGCTGCATAGCGTCCCCATGGTCTCCTTCGTACTCCTAAATACCCCGTCGATGCTCTAGTTCGTCTTCTATCGTGACGGTGAAGGATGATGCATTGTAAATCAGCCATGTCCATAGATGCGGAATGTTAACTGTTGCAAGAGTGTTTagtatattttgtttatatataactacatgcaatcatatatgtatatatatagtttaaaagaAGAATTGAGTTAGGTTTTTGTAGAGTTATGTAGGTGTTGTTGGCCTGGTTTACAGCGGTTACTGTAAgcgtttttatatttgaaatctagggCCCCCTTA from Dioscorea cayenensis subsp. rotundata cultivar TDr96_F1 unplaced genomic scaffold, TDr96_F1_v2_PseudoChromosome.rev07_lg8_w22 25.fasta BLBR01001178.1, whole genome shotgun sequence includes these protein-coding regions:
- the LOC120255736 gene encoding ethylene-responsive transcription factor LEP-like, producing MDMADLQCIILHRHDRRRTRASTGYLGVRRRPWGRYAAEIRNPYTRMRHWLGTFNTPEEAAIAYDIALITLSGIDRAQTNFYYMFVTMPSTTPPPPPPLPPPAPSPLEEQNEYYFEYSLENNDDHNNLVDGYNDDSINITTILQNF